One window of Bos javanicus breed banteng chromosome 1, ARS-OSU_banteng_1.0, whole genome shotgun sequence genomic DNA carries:
- the LOC133254231 gene encoding olfactory receptor 5AC1-like, whose translation MMEANKTLVTEFVLTGLTDLPGLQVPLFLVFLVIYLTTMVGNLGLIFLIWKDPHLHTPMYSFLGSLAFADACCSSSVTPKMFINFLSKNHVIPLFDCLTQFYFFGSSATTECFLLVVMAYDRYAAICNPLLYSVVMSNRLCIQFIGVSYLTGFLHSAIHVGLLFRLTFCRTNVIHYFHCEILQLFKISCTDSTLNTLLVFIFSAFIQVFTFMTIMVSYTFVLFTILKKKSEKGRSKAFSTCSAHLLSVSLFYGTLFFMYVRPGSGPSEEHNKIYSLFYTIIIPLLNPFIYSLRNKEVISALRRIMKK comes from the coding sequence ATGATGGAGGCAAACAAGACTCTGGTGACGGAGTTTGTTCTCACAGGACTCACAGATCTCCCAGGGCTGCAGGTCCCCCTGTTCCTGGTGTTCCTGGTCATCTACCTCACCACCATGGTGGGCAACCTTGGACtgatttttctcatctggaaggACCCCCATcttcacacccccatgtactcATTCCTAGGCAGTTTAGCCTTTGCAGATGCTTGTTGTTCATCTTCCGTGACTCCAAAgatgtttataaattttttatcAAAGAATCATGTAATACCTCTCTTTGACTGTTTgacccaattttatttttttggttccaGTGCTACCACAGAATGTTTCCTTCTGGtggtgatggcctatgaccgctatgcaGCCATATGCAACCCTTTGCTTTATTCAGTAGTCATGTCCAACAGACTCTGTATTCAGTTTATAGGTGTTTCATATTTGACTGGTTTTCTACATTCAGCCATTCATGTGGGTTTGTTATTCAGATTAACTTTCTGCAGGACCAATGTAATACATTATTTCCACTGTGAAATTTTACAACTATTCAAAATTTCTTGCACTGATTCTACACTTAATACACTTCTGGTGTTTATCTTTTCAGCGTTTATACAAGTCTTCACTTTTATGACCATCATGGTCTCTTACACCTTTGTCCTCTTTACCATTctgaaaaaaaagtctgaaaaggGCAGGAGTAAAGCCTTCTCCACATGCAGTGCCCACCTGCTCTCTGTTTCCTTGTTCTATGGCACTCTCTTCTTCATGTATGTGCGTCCTGGGTCTGGCCCCTCTGAAGAGCAcaacaaaatatattctttattttatacaatAATAATTCCTCTACTAAATCCTTTTATTTACAGCCTGAGAAACAAAGAGGTTATAAGTGCTTTGAGAAGAATAATGAAGAAATGA